The Candidatus Palauibacter polyketidifaciens nucleotide sequence TCGTGCGCGAGGCGCTCGTCGCGCGCTTCGGCGTTAAGCCCGGCCAGCTCTTCTTCGGCTCCGGCTCGACGGAGATCCTGCGCATCGCGTCGGCGGCCTGGGCGGCGCCCGGTGGCCGCCTCATCTACGCCGAGCCGACGTACGAGGACGTCCCGCGGTACTCGCAGCCGTTCGCCTACGACCACGTCACGGTTCCGCTCACGAGCGACTACGCCCACGACATCGATCGCATGCGCGAGGAGGTCGCGAAGTCGTCCGCGCCGAGCGTGATCTACTTCTGCAACCCGAACAACCCGACCGGCACGCTCACCCCGACCGGACCGATCATGGACTGGCTCCGCGACGAGGGCGAGCAGCACCTCTTCCTCGTCGACGAGGCGTACTTCGAGCTCGCGGATGATCCCGGCTACAAGACCTTCGTCCCGCTCATCGAACGCCATCCGAACCTCATCGTCGCCCGCACCTTCTCGAAGGTGTACGCGATGGCCGGGATTCGCCTGGGCTACGGGATTGCGCACGAGGCCACGGTGCAGCGGGTCCTCCCGTTCGCGACGCGGAACGCGCCCAACCACGTCGCGGGCGTGGCGGCCGTCGCCTCGCTCGCGGACGACGAGTTCTTCGCCAAGAGCGTGAAGACGAACGACGAGGCGAAGGCGATCATGTACGACGTCTTCGGCCAGCTCGACATCGAAGTCCTGCCGAGCCACACCAACTTCGTGATGCACCGGATCAAGGGCGAACTCGCGACTTACAACGAGCGCATGTTCGAGGCCGGGTTCAACGTCGGCCGCCCCTTCCCGCCCATGACGGACTGGAGCCGCCTCTCGATGGGCCTCCCGTCGGACATGGAGAAGCTCGCCGAGGTCATGATGGACTTCCGCAAGAAGGACTGGATCTAGCAGCCCGATCCGAATGCTGCCGTCGCCCGCCGACGTTCGAGTCAGCGGGCGGCGGACGAGCGGCCGAGCGTTCGCCGCAGGTAGCCTCGGATGTGTTCCAGCGTGTCGTCTGCGGTCCAGACGGAGCGGAGTTCCGGCTCCAGGTCGATGGCGCCCCCCACGCCAGATGCGAGCTGCCGCTTCGTCAGGCTGTACGTGGCCACCGGAATCGAGGCCAGGTCGAGCGCGATCGCCCGGGCTCGATCGAGCAGTTCGTTCGCCGGCACGATCTCGTCCACGAGGCCGCGTTCCGCTGCGCTTTCGGGGTCGTACAGGCGTCCGAGCAGCATGATCTCGCGCTGGTATCGCCGCGGGATCGCGCTTCGCACGATGTCCAGGGCGACCGCGGGGAAAGGTACGCCGACCTTCAGTTCGGGAAGCCCTATGCGTCCCTGGCCGGTGGCCATGGTCCGATAGTCGCAGGCGCAGGCGATGACGCCGCCGCCCGCCACCGCGTGGCCGTTCACGGCGGCGACGAGCGGCTTCGGAAACGCACGCAGCATCGAGAATAGCGTCCCAAGGCTCTGCAGCAGCGCTTCCACGTACCCTGGGCCGTCGTCGACGACGCGGAAGAGCTCGACGCCCGCCGAGAAAGCAGACCCCGTGCCCGTCAGCACGACGGCCCGCACCGAGTCGTCCGCACGCGTCCGTTCGAACTCCGCGGCCAGCGTGTCGGAGAACTCGACGGTGAGGACGTTCGCCGGTTCGTGCGCCATGCGGATCTCGGCCGTGCCGCTCTCATCGCTCCTCTGGATCATGCCTTCTCCTCGCCGCTCTCGCTTTCTCGATTCTACTAGCATATTAGTTGACCCGGTGTCCTCCCCCGCCTAGGCTCCCTCGCAGCGTAAAGGCAGCCGGTCCGCGGCTCATACAACGGTTCGGACTTGTTCCAGTGTCAAAGCCGCGATCCCTGATGTTGATGGACCGTTGACGGTCTTGCCATAGATTGGGCTTGCCGCGGCCACTCCGATTGGTCGACCACGCGAACCGAACACAGCGGTGCGAGGCTTATGAAGGCACGTCATTGGGTCACGTTGATCGTCCTGCTCGTCGCGGGTGCGGCCGTCGTCGGGATCTTCATGCGGCTGAACGAGGAAGGGGAGGACGAGCCGCAGAGCTTCGGCGATGCCGCAGCGGACTCCGTGGCCGAGGCGGTGCGCGGGACGGCTTCGGCGGCCGCGTTCGCCACGGACATTTTCCTTCCCGTCGAAGGGGCCGTCATCCAGCGCGACACGTTCGTGCTCTGGGTCACGGCGAGCGGTCACGCCGCTTCCCTCCGCCAGGCTCCCCTCCACGCGGAAGTCGAGGGGCCCGTCACCGCCGTGCCGGTGCAGGAAGGCGGGCTCGTGAGTGCCGGTCAAACTCTCGCCCGGATCGACCCCGCGCTCTACGAACTCCGGGTGCAGGGGGCGGAAGCCGGGGTGAAGCGAGCTCAGGCGGAGTACGACGACCGCGTGCTCTTCGACGACCAACTGCCGGACTCGGTACGCATGGCCAGGGCGGAACAGGCGCGGATCCGGGTCGGCCTCGACGAGCAGGAAGCAGCGCTTTCCGAGAGGCGGTATGAGCTGGCGAAGACTCGTATCGTCGCTCCCTTCTCCGGCCTTGTAGCGAACCTCTCGGTGGCGCAGGGGAGCCGCGTCCGAGCGGGGGACTCGATCGCGACGGTGGTCGATCTTTCGGAGATCGACATCGATGCCGGAGTGCTCCATTCCGAACTGCCGCTGGTGGAGGTGGGGCGACAGGCGACGGCCACCTTCCCTGCGCTCCCCGGCGAAGTCTTCCAGGGGCGCGTCGTGAGCGTGAACCCGCTGATCGATGCCGAGACGCTGACCGCACGGGTCACCGTGCGGCTGTCGAACCCGGAGGCGCGGATCGTCCCGGGCATGCCGGGGAACGTGCGGATCGCCGGCCGGCAGCTCGAGGACCGGACGTTCGTGCCGAAGGAGGCGGTCGTGGAGCGGAGTCGGCGCCAGGTCGTGTTCGTGTTCGAGCCGGGGTCGCCGGGTGCGGAGACGGGGCGCGCCCAGTGGGAGTATGTGACGCTGGGCCTCGAGAACGACACACAGGTCGAGATCATCCCCAGCCCGGACGGAGACGACACATTCGTGCCCGCGGGCGGCGAAGTCGTGCTCATCGACGGTCACGCCACGCTGACGCACGATGCCCAGGTGCGCATCGAAAACCACAGCGACCTCGTGGCGCCCGCGGAACCCGCCCCGGACGGTTCGCGGTGAGGCCGGCGGCGAGTCGGCGCATGCCACGGCTTCTTGCAACGGCCCTGCTGGCGACGGGCGGACTTGCGGCCGCATCGCCGGCGGTCGCGCAGGGACGGATGCTCCCGGATACGCTCGATATCGAGCGGGCGGTCCGAATCGCCGTTAGCGAAAGCCCGGTGCTGATGAGTTCCCGCGCCGCAGCGGACGGAGCGGGCGCCGACCGGTTGGCGGCTTGGGGGGCGTTTCTTCCCCGGGCGTCGGTGGGCCTGGATCTCAGTCGCTCGAGCGCCACCCGCTCCACGTACGATGCCCAGGAAGGACCCGCCGAGCGGCTGCAGGAACGTCTCACGTACACGTCTCAGTCCGCCGGCCAGGGGTTGAATCTCGGTATAACAGTGCTCGAGGGAGGTCGACGCTTCGCGGAACTCCGGCGGAGCGCGGCAAACTTCAGGGGCGCGCAGCGACGTTACGACGATGAGCAACGGAGGGTTGTCGCGGCGGTGCGGCGTGAGTTCCTCGACGCCCTGCGGCGCCAGGAGTTGCTGGAGTTGACGCGGACCCAGATCGCCGACCGGGAAATCGAACTCGAAATCGCCAGCCGGCGGTACGAGATCGCGGCCGTGGAACGCACGGACCTTCTTGGCGCCGAGCTCCAACTGCTGAACGCCCGGATCCGGCTCATTGCGGAACAGAACCTGTTGCGGGTCGGGCTCCGGCAGCTCGCGGTCTCGATGGGGCTGCCGCCCGAAGCGGGCGAAGGACTCGTACTGGCCGGAGATGAGGGCCTGCCCGCCGGGGCGCCGGACATCGAGTCCATCGTCCGCACCGCCGTGATCTCCGATCCCGGACTTGCCGCGCTGGAGGCCGATCGGTCCGCGGCGTCCGCATCGCTGTGGTCCGCCCGCATGATATACCTGCCCCGGATCGACGTAGGCTTCAGGTTGAACCGCAACGAGAGC carries:
- a CDS encoding aminotransferase class I/II-fold pyridoxal phosphate-dependent enzyme, with translation MKRRAFLRAGLTGAGVAGIAAAPLAAPLAGATTARGLDTIFNPRRPGRDYNGPVRLSSNENPLGIAPSARQAIIDGLDEANRYPGATGELVREALVARFGVKPGQLFFGSGSTEILRIASAAWAAPGGRLIYAEPTYEDVPRYSQPFAYDHVTVPLTSDYAHDIDRMREEVAKSSAPSVIYFCNPNNPTGTLTPTGPIMDWLRDEGEQHLFLVDEAYFELADDPGYKTFVPLIERHPNLIVARTFSKVYAMAGIRLGYGIAHEATVQRVLPFATRNAPNHVAGVAAVASLADDEFFAKSVKTNDEAKAIMYDVFGQLDIEVLPSHTNFVMHRIKGELATYNERMFEAGFNVGRPFPPMTDWSRLSMGLPSDMEKLAEVMMDFRKKDWI
- a CDS encoding enoyl-CoA hydratase/isomerase family protein, with the translated sequence MIQRSDESGTAEIRMAHEPANVLTVEFSDTLAAEFERTRADDSVRAVVLTGTGSAFSAGVELFRVVDDGPGYVEALLQSLGTLFSMLRAFPKPLVAAVNGHAVAGGGVIACACDYRTMATGQGRIGLPELKVGVPFPAVALDIVRSAIPRRYQREIMLLGRLYDPESAAERGLVDEIVPANELLDRARAIALDLASIPVATYSLTKRQLASGVGGAIDLEPELRSVWTADDTLEHIRGYLRRTLGRSSAAR
- a CDS encoding efflux RND transporter periplasmic adaptor subunit, encoding MKARHWVTLIVLLVAGAAVVGIFMRLNEEGEDEPQSFGDAAADSVAEAVRGTASAAAFATDIFLPVEGAVIQRDTFVLWVTASGHAASLRQAPLHAEVEGPVTAVPVQEGGLVSAGQTLARIDPALYELRVQGAEAGVKRAQAEYDDRVLFDDQLPDSVRMARAEQARIRVGLDEQEAALSERRYELAKTRIVAPFSGLVANLSVAQGSRVRAGDSIATVVDLSEIDIDAGVLHSELPLVEVGRQATATFPALPGEVFQGRVVSVNPLIDAETLTARVTVRLSNPEARIVPGMPGNVRIAGRQLEDRTFVPKEAVVERSRRQVVFVFEPGSPGAETGRAQWEYVTLGLENDTQVEIIPSPDGDDTFVPAGGEVVLIDGHATLTHDAQVRIENHSDLVAPAEPAPDGSR
- a CDS encoding TolC family protein translates to MPRLLATALLATGGLAAASPAVAQGRMLPDTLDIERAVRIAVSESPVLMSSRAAADGAGADRLAAWGAFLPRASVGLDLSRSSATRSTYDAQEGPAERLQERLTYTSQSAGQGLNLGITVLEGGRRFAELRRSAANFRGAQRRYDDEQRRVVAAVRREFLDALRRQELLELTRTQIADREIELEIASRRYEIAAVERTDLLGAELQLLNARIRLIAEQNLLRVGLRQLAVSMGLPPEAGEGLVLAGDEGLPAGAPDIESIVRTAVISDPGLAALEADRSAASASLWSARMIYLPRIDVGFRLNRNESFGSDVSFWQFDPGDTSSGFSVSASWNLFDGFGRERQNAQASAAKRRAEEDYRRLRLEIERDVRRFGTEIEELAQTLGLLEQAYEISRERLDMEQERYRLGTTSYLELQNAVTALQNAETSLIQNRYDYQIAWSNLAEYVDGGPGGR